One region of Intestinimonas massiliensis (ex Afouda et al. 2020) genomic DNA includes:
- a CDS encoding helix-turn-helix domain-containing protein — translation MNQEQTNITTGKQIRHLRTQLGMTQEELAGELNVTRQALSNWERDVNEPDLNMLKKICFLFGVNMDDFAKEVITKMETYEKKEKRQFNKYDMAIGLFYGVGIFLGIGIFFVGGFMTMSGAGWGASLFGGGCFSLVFGLICHAVITLRRNEKREL, via the coding sequence TTGAACCAGGAACAGACGAATATTACAACAGGAAAGCAAATACGTCATCTGCGAACACAATTGGGAATGACACAGGAAGAACTAGCCGGGGAATTGAATGTTACCCGGCAGGCACTATCGAATTGGGAGAGAGATGTTAATGAACCCGATTTAAATATGTTGAAAAAAATTTGCTTTCTTTTTGGAGTCAACATGGACGATTTTGCGAAGGAGGTAATAACAAAGATGGAAACATATGAAAAAAAGGAGAAACGACAATTTAATAAGTACGATATGGCAATTGGACTTTTTTATGGTGTTGGTATATTTCTTGGCATTGGTATTTTCTTTGTTGGCGGTTTTATGACAATGTCAGGTGCAGGGTGGGGAGCATCACTATTTGGCGGTGGCTGTTTTTCTCTTGTATTTGGCTTGATATGCCATGCAGTTATTACATTGAGAAGAAATGAAAAACGAGAATTATGA
- a CDS encoding VirD4-like conjugal transfer protein, CD1115 family has protein sequence MNRDNERQSAIILSVIGIIPVVWLALLIAPSVKGGLPEILPSLLTAFNNPFHIELCEDSLKTVLVLLLCYAMGIGIYFSTQKNYRRREEHGSAKWGNARAVNKKYRQSPASENKLMTQNVCIGLNAKKHRRNLNTLVCGGSGAGKTRFYCKPNLMQCNTSFVILDPKGEILRDTGKLLESKGYEVRVLDLISMEKSHCYNPFVYLQNDNDVQKLVTNLFKSTTPKGSQAQDPFWDTSASMLLLALVFYLHYEAPEDEQNFAMVMEMLRAGSIEDEEDTRPSPLDELFAELEMSNPDHIALKYYRSYHSGAAKTLKSIQITLAARLEKFNLESLASLTTTDELDLPSLGEKKVALFALIPDNDSSFNFLVSILYTQLFQQLFYAADHIHGGSLPVPVHFLMDEFANVSLPDDFDKILSVMRSRGVSVSIILQNLAQLKALFEKQWESIVGNCDEFLYLGGNEQSTHKYVSELLGKETIDTNTFGKSTGRSGNYSTNYQISGRELLTPDEVRMLDNQYAILFIRGERPVMDFKYDILKHPNVALTTDGKASAYKHGEVTIKHSSISVLSIDPEELPEESYGETNYELLSDEDFEVNKNLF, from the coding sequence GTGAATCGAGATAACGAAAGGCAGTCTGCTATTATTCTTTCCGTCATCGGTATTATCCCGGTCGTATGGCTGGCACTTCTGATTGCACCTTCTGTAAAAGGAGGATTGCCGGAAATACTGCCAAGCCTATTAACAGCGTTCAACAACCCATTTCATATTGAGCTATGCGAGGACAGCCTAAAAACTGTCCTCGTTTTGCTTCTCTGCTATGCAATGGGTATCGGGATTTACTTCTCGACACAGAAGAATTATCGAAGGCGTGAAGAACACGGCTCTGCGAAATGGGGCAACGCAAGAGCCGTAAATAAAAAATACAGACAGTCTCCGGCTTCAGAGAATAAGCTGATGACGCAAAATGTCTGTATCGGACTCAATGCGAAGAAGCACCGAAGAAACTTAAACACTCTTGTGTGCGGCGGTTCGGGAGCCGGTAAGACAAGGTTTTACTGCAAGCCGAATCTTATGCAGTGCAACACATCATTTGTCATTCTTGACCCAAAGGGCGAAATACTCAGAGACACCGGAAAGCTGCTTGAAAGCAAAGGCTATGAAGTTCGTGTTCTCGATTTGATTTCAATGGAGAAAAGCCATTGCTATAACCCGTTTGTCTATTTGCAGAATGACAACGATGTGCAAAAGCTCGTGACGAACCTTTTTAAGAGTACCACTCCGAAAGGCAGTCAGGCACAAGACCCTTTTTGGGACACCTCGGCTTCAATGCTTCTGCTTGCACTTGTATTTTATCTTCATTACGAAGCACCCGAAGATGAACAGAACTTTGCAATGGTAATGGAAATGCTCAGAGCCGGTTCGATTGAGGACGAGGAGGACACAAGACCTTCTCCTCTTGATGAACTGTTTGCGGAACTGGAAATGTCAAATCCCGACCACATCGCTTTGAAGTATTACCGTTCCTATCATTCGGGTGCGGCGAAAACCTTAAAGTCCATACAGATAACCCTTGCGGCAAGACTGGAAAAGTTCAACCTTGAAAGTCTTGCTTCTTTAACCACCACAGACGAGCTTGACCTCCCATCACTCGGAGAGAAAAAGGTCGCTCTGTTCGCTTTGATACCGGATAACGATTCCAGCTTTAACTTCTTGGTATCTATCCTTTACACACAGCTTTTTCAGCAGTTGTTTTATGCTGCCGACCATATTCACGGTGGCTCGCTTCCCGTTCCCGTCCATTTCCTGATGGACGAGTTTGCAAATGTGAGCCTGCCCGATGACTTTGACAAGATACTGTCGGTTATGCGTTCCCGTGGAGTGTCGGTAAGTATTATCTTGCAGAACTTGGCTCAGTTAAAAGCCTTGTTTGAAAAGCAATGGGAAAGTATTGTCGGCAACTGCGACGAGTTTTTATATCTCGGCGGTAACGAGCAAAGCACTCACAAATATGTGTCCGAGCTTCTCGGCAAGGAAACCATTGATACCAACACTTTCGGAAAAAGTACCGGGCGAAGCGGTAACTACTCCACCAATTATCAGATTAGCGGTCGAGAGCTTCTTACCCCCGATGAAGTTCGTATGCTTGATAACCAATATGCAATTCTGTTTATTCGTGGAGAACGCCCCGTTATGGATTTCAAGTATGACATCTTGAAGCACCCGAATGTGGCACTTACAACCGATGGAAAGGCTTCTGCCTATAAGCACGGCGAAGTTACCATCAAACACTCATCAATTTCCGTTCTTTCTATTGACCCGGAAGAACTTCCGGAGGAAAGCTACGGAGAAACCAATTACGAGCTTCTGTCCGATGAGGATTTTGAAGTAAATAAAAACTTATTTTAA
- a CDS encoding PcfB family protein produces MTNGGDAAEQVVRLSLEGFEVAAKLSGAAAKNIAVLLVSVLKQEQKTKGKARLTNMIKSGKELKVFSIPNKDLKKFTEQAKRYGVLYCVLRDKNTKGDNVPIDIIARAEDASKIQRIVERFELGKVDKAAIVTESQKAVEKRDALEKDKPTKSKNEIITEEAVRKPIQKEGYSQSNPTVAKTDKNPPSRQNSEPVDMQTDKGTVSDRQRKPSVKAKLDRYKAQSKQQKEAERKEPEVSKPEVKNAPAQTVHQQPKPKSKNVKER; encoded by the coding sequence ATGACAAACGGAGGTGATGCGGCAGAACAGGTCGTCAGGCTATCGCTTGAGGGCTTTGAAGTAGCCGCAAAATTAAGCGGAGCGGCAGCAAAGAATATTGCCGTTCTTTTAGTCTCTGTTCTCAAACAGGAACAAAAAACAAAAGGCAAGGCTCGACTTACCAATATGATTAAATCGGGCAAGGAGCTGAAAGTGTTTTCTATCCCCAACAAGGACTTGAAGAAGTTTACCGAGCAGGCAAAACGCTACGGCGTTCTCTACTGCGTACTCAGGGATAAAAACACAAAGGGCGATAATGTACCGATTGATATTATCGCCCGTGCTGAGGACGCTTCCAAAATTCAGAGAATCGTTGAGAGATTTGAACTCGGCAAGGTTGATAAGGCTGCTATTGTTACCGAGTCTCAGAAGGCTGTCGAAAAGCGTGATGCTTTGGAAAAAGACAAGCCGACAAAATCCAAGAACGAAATCATCACAGAGGAAGCAGTCAGAAAGCCTATTCAGAAAGAGGGGTACTCCCAGTCAAACCCCACAGTCGCCAAAACGGACAAAAACCCTCCGTCAAGGCAAAACTCAGAGCCGGTAGATATGCAAACTGATAAGGGTACTGTCAGCGACAGACAGAGAAAGCCGTCGGTGAAAGCAAAGCTCGACCGATATAAGGCACAGTCCAAGCAGCAGAAAGAAGCAGAACGCAAAGAGCCGGAGGTATCAAAGCCGGAGGTTAAGAACGCCCCGGCACAGACCGTACACCAGCAGCCGAAACCCAAAAGCAAAAATGTGAAAGAGAGGTAA
- a CDS encoding plasmid mobilization protein: MSKRNIEKHILMNKAEAQDLQKKAKRACLSEGGLIRLLLKGYEPREKPDERFYDVMRELSAIGNNINQLAVKANSLGFVDAPQLKKEAERWHKFQADVERTFLRPDKSDMKWQ, encoded by the coding sequence ATGAGCAAGAGAAACATTGAAAAGCACATTCTGATGAACAAGGCAGAAGCTCAGGATTTGCAGAAAAAAGCAAAGCGGGCGTGTCTTTCCGAAGGCGGTCTTATCCGTTTGCTTCTCAAAGGATACGAGCCGAGAGAAAAGCCCGACGAAAGATTTTACGATGTTATGCGTGAGTTATCTGCTATCGGGAACAACATCAATCAGCTTGCGGTAAAAGCAAATTCCCTCGGATTTGTTGACGCACCGCAGCTCAAAAAGGAAGCCGAGCGTTGGCACAAGTTTCAGGCTGATGTGGAGCGTACTTTTTTAAGACCCGATAAGAGCGATATGAAATGGCAGTAA
- a CDS encoding VirB4-like conjugal transfer ATPase, CD1110 family: MIKTLTNLLKQDKEKFVVPKGVQDCIPITAIYDDGIFRVGKDKYSKSFKFTDINFAVASREDKEAMFLEYSELLNSLDSGATTKLTINNRRLNRLDFEKTILIPETGDELDVYREEYNKMLLDKATGANAIVQDKYVTISINKKSVEDARTYFARVGADLIAHFARLGSKCVELETDERLRIVHDFFRVGEETAYHFNIKETRKKGHDFKDYVCPDTMEFEKDYFKMGNRYGRVLFLREYASYIKDSMVAELTDLNRNLMMSIDIVPVPTDEAVREAESRLLGVETNITNWQRKQNQNNNFSATVPYDMEQQKKEMKEFLDDLTTRDQRMMFAVLTMVHTADSKEQLDNDTEALLTTARKHLCQFAVLKYQQMDGLNTAMPFGTRKIDAFRTLTTESLAVFIPFRVQDIYHENGIYYGQNVISKNMIIADRRQLLNGNSFILGVSGGGKSFAAKGEIENIILSSNADVIIIDPEREYSQLVKALGGEIINISATSPSHINAMDMNKEYGDGANPVILKSEFIMSLCEQLIGGTNLGAKQKSIIDRCTASVYRDYQQRGYTGTVPTLQDFRAELLKQDEPEAKEIALAIELFTHGSLNTFAKPTNVDTDNRLICYDILDLGKQLMPIGMLVVLDSILNRITQNRAKGKQTFIFIDEIYLLFQHEYSANFLFTLWKRVRKYGAYATGITQNVDDLLQSHTARTMLANSEFLIMLNQASTDRIELAKLLNISDLQLSYITNVDAGHGLIKVGSSLVPFANKFPKNTKLYKLMTTKPGEGA, encoded by the coding sequence ATGATTAAAACCCTTACGAACCTGTTAAAGCAGGACAAAGAAAAGTTTGTAGTACCAAAGGGCGTACAGGATTGTATTCCCATTACCGCAATTTATGACGACGGCATTTTCCGTGTAGGCAAGGACAAGTATTCCAAGAGCTTTAAGTTCACGGATATTAACTTTGCCGTAGCAAGCCGTGAGGATAAGGAAGCGATGTTCCTTGAATATTCCGAGCTTCTCAACTCTCTTGACAGCGGAGCTACTACAAAGCTGACTATCAACAACAGACGGCTTAACCGTCTTGACTTTGAGAAAACCATTCTTATCCCCGAAACCGGCGATGAGCTTGATGTTTACCGAGAGGAATATAACAAAATGCTTCTCGACAAGGCAACCGGTGCAAATGCAATCGTTCAGGATAAGTATGTTACTATCTCTATCAACAAAAAGAGCGTAGAGGACGCAAGAACCTATTTTGCCCGTGTCGGCGCTGACCTTATTGCCCACTTTGCAAGACTCGGAAGCAAATGTGTGGAGCTTGAAACCGATGAGAGACTGAGAATTGTCCACGATTTCTTCCGTGTCGGTGAGGAAACCGCCTACCACTTCAATATTAAGGAAACGAGAAAAAAGGGACACGATTTCAAAGATTATGTTTGCCCGGATACAATGGAATTTGAAAAGGACTACTTCAAAATGGGAAACCGTTACGGGAGAGTCCTTTTTCTTCGTGAGTACGCTTCCTATATCAAGGACAGTATGGTAGCCGAGCTTACCGACCTGAACCGCAACCTTATGATGTCCATTGACATTGTACCCGTTCCGACCGATGAAGCCGTGCGAGAAGCAGAGAGCAGACTGCTCGGTGTTGAGACGAACATTACCAACTGGCAGAGAAAACAGAATCAGAACAACAACTTTTCCGCCACCGTTCCTTATGATATGGAACAGCAGAAAAAGGAAATGAAAGAGTTCCTTGATGACCTCACCACTCGTGATCAGCGAATGATGTTCGCTGTACTCACTATGGTTCATACTGCGGACTCCAAAGAACAGCTTGATAACGACACCGAAGCTCTGCTTACGACTGCAAGAAAGCATTTGTGCCAGTTTGCCGTTCTCAAATATCAGCAGATGGACGGACTGAATACGGCTATGCCGTTCGGAACTCGCAAGATTGACGCATTCAGAACCCTTACCACAGAAAGCCTTGCAGTATTTATCCCGTTCAGGGTTCAGGATATTTACCACGAAAACGGCATTTACTACGGTCAGAATGTCATCAGCAAAAATATGATTATCGCCGACCGCAGACAGCTACTCAACGGTAACTCTTTTATCCTCGGTGTATCCGGCGGCGGTAAATCCTTTGCGGCTAAGGGAGAGATTGAAAACATCATTCTTTCCTCCAACGCAGATGTTATTATCATCGACCCTGAGCGAGAGTATTCGCAACTTGTAAAGGCTCTCGGTGGTGAAATCATCAATATTTCCGCAACTTCTCCGAGTCATATCAATGCAATGGATATGAACAAAGAATACGGCGACGGTGCAAACCCGGTTATTTTGAAATCCGAGTTTATAATGTCCCTCTGCGAACAGCTTATCGGCGGCACAAACCTCGGAGCAAAGCAGAAATCTATCATCGACCGTTGTACGGCGAGCGTTTACAGAGACTATCAGCAGAGAGGATATACCGGTACTGTTCCTACCTTGCAGGATTTTCGTGCGGAGCTTTTGAAACAGGACGAGCCGGAAGCAAAGGAAATCGCCCTTGCTATTGAGTTGTTTACTCACGGTTCTTTGAATACCTTTGCAAAGCCGACCAATGTGGATACAGATAACCGCCTTATCTGCTATGACATTCTTGACCTCGGCAAACAGCTTATGCCTATCGGTATGCTTGTCGTCCTCGACTCTATTCTGAACCGTATTACACAGAACCGTGCTAAAGGTAAGCAGACATTCATCTTTATTGATGAAATCTATCTCCTTTTCCAGCACGAATACTCCGCAAACTTCCTGTTTACTCTTTGGAAGCGTGTAAGAAAGTACGGTGCTTATGCTACTGGCATTACGCAGAATGTGGACGACCTTTTGCAGAGCCATACGGCGAGAACTATGCTTGCAAACAGCGAGTTTTTGATTATGCTCAATCAGGCGTCAACCGACAGAATTGAGCTTGCAAAGCTCCTTAACATTTCTGACCTTCAGCTTTCGTATATCACGAATGTTGACGCAGGACACGGACTGATTAAGGTCGGCAGTTCGCTTGTACCGTTTGCAAATAAGTTCCCGAAGAATACGAAGCTGTATAAGCTGATGACAACCAAACCGGGCGAGGGTGCATAA
- a CDS encoding CHAP domain-containing protein, which produces MADIKTKDNAKGTIRTIDKAAVATQRMKQAYIATKEKAERSVNANSSSAEEYASDKLESGIDEVVHDGAYAFDKAGRKGLETTKENIRTAKDGIQRFKQQRAEQLLRKQASQNTSSAIKTVDKAEKTIKQSATSSGKKTIKFAGKEATKTAQKSVKTAEQTAKTAIKTSQQAAKAAQKTAQATVKASQKAAQAAKATAKATAATIKAAAKATVAAVKAIIAAVKGIIAAIAAGGWVAVVVIIVLCLVALIAGSVFGIFFSGEDSGTGMSMQTVVQEINQEYDDRLEQEKNSVSYDVLEMSGSRAVWKEVLAVYSVKVNTDPDNPMEVATVDETKKQLLSDIFWEMNDISSRTETKTHTEIEESDDGHGNIVQTETTVTETFLYITVTHKTVDEMAAMYGFNQEQKDYLAELLQDENNQLWSQVLYGIGYSDDQIVTVALSQVGNVGGQPYWSWYGFDSRVEWCACFVSWCANECGYIDAGIIPKYAGCVNGVQWFRDRGQWADGSYEPSPGTIIFFDWEGDGVTDHTGIVQKCENGTVYTVEGNSGDTCRTKTYLVGSSVIYGYGIPAY; this is translated from the coding sequence ATGGCTGATATTAAAACGAAAGACAATGCAAAAGGTACGATACGAACCATAGATAAGGCTGCCGTTGCAACCCAACGAATGAAGCAGGCGTATATCGCAACAAAAGAAAAGGCGGAGCGGTCGGTAAATGCCAACAGCAGCTCTGCCGAGGAATATGCTTCCGATAAACTGGAAAGCGGCATTGACGAGGTGGTTCACGATGGTGCTTATGCGTTTGACAAAGCGGGACGAAAAGGACTTGAAACCACAAAAGAGAATATCCGCACTGCAAAAGACGGTATTCAGCGTTTTAAGCAACAGCGAGCCGAGCAGTTGTTGAGAAAACAGGCTTCGCAGAATACAAGCTCTGCAATTAAGACTGTCGATAAGGCTGAAAAGACCATTAAGCAGTCGGCTACTTCCTCCGGAAAGAAAACCATTAAGTTTGCCGGGAAAGAAGCAACGAAAACTGCACAGAAATCAGTTAAGACGGCTGAACAGACTGCAAAGACAGCGATAAAAACCAGTCAGCAAGCGGCAAAAGCGGCACAGAAAACAGCTCAGGCGACAGTTAAGGCTTCGCAGAAAGCGGCACAGGCGGCAAAAGCCACCGCCAAAGCAACAGCCGCTACGATTAAAGCCGCAGCCAAAGCCACCGTTGCCGCAGTCAAAGCAATCATAGCGGCGGTAAAAGGTATTATTGCCGCTATCGCTGCCGGCGGTTGGGTTGCGGTGGTTGTTATTATTGTTCTATGCCTTGTTGCTCTGATTGCGGGTTCAGTGTTTGGTATCTTCTTTTCAGGAGAGGATTCCGGCACGGGAATGTCAATGCAGACAGTCGTTCAGGAAATCAATCAGGAATATGATGACCGGTTGGAGCAGGAAAAGAACTCCGTAAGCTATGATGTCCTTGAAATGAGCGGCAGCCGAGCTGTGTGGAAAGAGGTTCTTGCGGTCTATTCTGTTAAAGTGAATACCGACCCCGACAATCCGATGGAAGTTGCTACGGTTGATGAAACCAAGAAGCAGCTACTGTCGGATATTTTTTGGGAAATGAACGACATTTCTTCCCGAACGGAAACGAAAACCCATACCGAAATCGAAGAAAGCGACGACGGACACGGCAATATCGTACAGACCGAAACCACAGTAACCGAAACATTTCTGTATATCACGGTAACGCACAAGACTGTTGATGAAATGGCGGCTATGTATGGCTTTAATCAAGAGCAGAAAGATTATCTTGCCGAGCTATTGCAGGACGAAAACAATCAGCTATGGTCACAGGTGCTTTACGGTATCGGATACAGCGACGACCAAATCGTAACGGTTGCCTTGTCTCAGGTAGGTAATGTAGGCGGTCAGCCTTACTGGTCTTGGTACGGATTTGACTCCCGTGTAGAATGGTGTGCCTGCTTCGTTTCTTGGTGTGCCAACGAGTGCGGATATATCGACGCCGGTATTATCCCGAAGTATGCCGGTTGTGTAAACGGCGTACAATGGTTCAGAGACCGAGGACAATGGGCAGACGGTTCGTATGAGCCTTCGCCTGGTACAATCATCTTCTTTGATTGGGAGGGCGACGGTGTAACAGACCACACCGGTATTGTTCAGAAATGCGAGAACGGTACAGTCTATACCGTTGAGGGCAACTCAGGCGATACTTGCAGAACCAAAACATACCTGGTTGGAAGTTCTGTTATCTACGGATACGGTATTCCGGCATATTAA
- a CDS encoding DUF3789 domain-containing protein, translating into MREIVLVAAGLIIGGFFGVTTMCLFQINRDRHYINRKDSDKNEQEKH; encoded by the coding sequence ATGCGGGAGATAGTATTGGTTGCCGCCGGGTTAATCATCGGCGGCTTTTTCGGAGTAACAACAATGTGCCTGTTTCAGATAAACCGGGACAGGCACTATATTAACAGAAAGGACAGCGATAAAAATGAGCAAGAGAAACATTGA
- a CDS encoding relaxase/mobilization nuclease domain-containing protein produces the protein MAVSKLWSVTSRLGQVIDYAANPEKTATDIYTEEQYQALRDVLSYAKDEEKTEREFFVEGINCNPATARDQFVSVKKAYGKDDGIQAYHGYLSFKEQDISPELAQKIGMEFANEVWGKRFQVVVTTHLNTKHLHCHYVINSVSFVDGKRLWGDEKAWFKFRLVADRLCEKYGLYYNPNPNRSKQSSYYYKQEQAGMPSRYSITRDAIDEAIAHSTNLKTFDYILTQMGYEHCLSDSRKYWTIVPKGYKKPIRLKSLGENYTEDAIKRRLTENQKVLIVPFVKETVRVTQYRLPTREHKIKKVGGLYGLYLHYCYKLGYLPKYKKQNTARLHYLLKEDLLKLDKITQETRLLGRENISTDEQLFSYKESVLSQIKSLTDDRTHLRKQLRRNLSDDELSNVKEQITAITSKLWTLRKEVGLCDDIAERSKVIEANLETVRAYEEKQERKEQNRNDKRR, from the coding sequence ATGGCAGTAAGTAAATTGTGGTCGGTCACATCAAGGCTCGGTCAGGTAATCGACTATGCCGCCAATCCCGAAAAGACTGCGACAGACATTTACACCGAGGAACAGTATCAGGCTCTCCGTGATGTTCTCAGCTATGCAAAGGACGAAGAAAAAACTGAGCGTGAGTTTTTCGTTGAGGGTATCAACTGCAATCCGGCGACCGCAAGAGACCAGTTTGTGTCTGTGAAAAAAGCATACGGCAAAGACGATGGCATTCAAGCCTATCACGGATACCTGAGCTTTAAGGAACAGGATATTTCCCCGGAGCTTGCACAGAAAATCGGAATGGAATTTGCAAACGAAGTGTGGGGCAAAAGATTTCAGGTGGTGGTTACTACTCATCTGAACACAAAGCACCTGCACTGCCACTATGTAATCAATTCCGTTTCCTTTGTGGACGGTAAGCGATTATGGGGAGACGAAAAAGCGTGGTTCAAGTTCCGCTTGGTTGCCGACCGTCTCTGTGAAAAGTACGGACTGTATTACAATCCGAACCCGAACCGCAGTAAGCAATCCTCATATTACTACAAGCAGGAACAAGCCGGTATGCCGAGCCGATACTCCATTACCCGTGACGCCATTGATGAAGCGATTGCACACAGCACTAACTTAAAGACCTTTGATTATATCCTGACGCAGATGGGCTATGAGCATTGTCTCAGCGACAGCCGAAAGTATTGGACGATTGTTCCGAAAGGATACAAGAAGCCGATACGACTTAAATCCCTCGGAGAGAATTATACCGAGGACGCAATCAAGCGTAGGCTGACGGAAAATCAAAAGGTTCTCATCGTTCCTTTTGTAAAGGAAACGGTAAGAGTCACACAGTACCGATTGCCCACAAGAGAACACAAAATCAAAAAGGTCGGCGGACTGTATGGGCTGTATCTGCATTACTGCTATAAACTCGGTTATCTGCCGAAATATAAAAAACAGAATACCGCAAGGCTTCACTATCTTTTGAAAGAAGATTTACTGAAGCTGGACAAAATCACTCAGGAGACAAGGCTGCTTGGACGGGAGAACATTTCTACCGACGAGCAGCTTTTCTCATATAAAGAGTCCGTATTGTCGCAAATCAAATCCCTGACTGACGATAGAACGCACCTGCGAAAACAGTTAAGAAGAAATTTGAGTGACGATGAGCTATCAAATGTCAAAGAGCAGATTACGGCAATCACGAGCAAGCTGTGGACTCTCCGAAAAGAGGTCGGTCTTTGTGATGACATAGCCGAAAGGTCAAAGGTCATTGAAGCCAACCTTGAAACGGTAAGAGCTTACGAAGAAAAACAAGAACGAAAGGAGCAGAACCGTAATGACAAACGGAGGTGA
- the srtB gene encoding class B sortase: MKNKIYIAIICAFSIVFAVSSGFLIKHYYDSAKQAEMYDNLIEVVETEPEDTQEPMNYSKEKTFIPEYQELYLQNNDMVGWIKIEDTKINYPVMQSKDNPNFYLKHGFDKAYTDYGCPYVQENCDMELPSDNIIIYGHHMNDGSMFAGLMKFKDKNFWEKHKTVSFDTLTDRQTYEVIAVFKTVVYTDSPDSFKYYHFINAETDEDFTAYVEKCKELSLYDTGVTAKYGDKLLTLSTCEYSRTNGRLVVVAKLINE, encoded by the coding sequence ATGAAAAACAAAATCTATATTGCCATAATCTGTGCTTTCAGCATTGTATTTGCCGTCAGTTCAGGTTTTCTCATCAAGCACTATTATGACTCTGCAAAGCAGGCGGAAATGTACGACAATCTGATTGAGGTTGTGGAGACCGAGCCTGAAGATACCCAAGAGCCGATGAACTACTCCAAAGAAAAGACCTTTATCCCAGAGTATCAGGAGCTTTATTTACAAAACAACGATATGGTCGGCTGGATAAAGATTGAGGACACAAAAATCAATTATCCCGTTATGCAGTCAAAGGACAACCCGAACTTCTATCTGAAGCACGGCTTTGATAAAGCGTACACCGACTACGGCTGTCCCTATGTTCAGGAAAACTGCGATATGGAGCTGCCAAGCGACAATATCATTATCTACGGTCATCATATGAACGATGGCTCGATGTTCGCCGGTCTTATGAAATTCAAGGACAAGAACTTTTGGGAAAAGCACAAAACGGTGTCCTTTGATACGTTGACTGACAGACAGACCTACGAAGTGATTGCCGTGTTCAAAACCGTAGTATATACGGACAGCCCCGACAGCTTCAAATACTATCATTTTATCAATGCGGAGACCGATGAGGATTTCACAGCCTATGTTGAGAAGTGCAAGGAACTGTCACTTTACGATACGGGTGTAACCGCTAAATACGGCGACAAGCTCCTGACCCTTTCCACCTGTGAGTATTCCCGGACAAACGGCAGACTTGTTGTAGTGGCAAAGCTCATTAACGAATAA
- a CDS encoding PrgI family protein: MEVKINREIRNYTESMFFGLSLRQFIFSVLACAVAVGLYFLLKPYLGTETVSWVCILGAAPFAALGFVKYNGMTAEKFIWAWIKSEFLMPKKLVFHSTNTYYELMKSTIEQKQKIKKEN, translated from the coding sequence ATGGAAGTCAAAATTAACCGAGAGATACGAAACTATACAGAGTCAATGTTTTTTGGACTGTCGCTCAGACAGTTCATTTTTTCTGTTCTCGCCTGTGCGGTAGCGGTAGGACTTTACTTTCTCTTAAAACCGTACCTTGGAACAGAAACCGTATCGTGGGTGTGCATTTTGGGAGCTGCCCCTTTTGCGGCTCTAGGCTTTGTGAAATACAACGGAATGACAGCTGAGAAATTTATATGGGCGTGGATTAAGTCCGAGTTCCTTATGCCGAAAAAGCTGGTTTTTCATTCCACCAACACCTATTACGAATTGATGAAATCGACAATCGAACAAAAACAAAAAATCAAAAAGGAAAATTGA